In a single window of the Manis pentadactyla isolate mManPen7 chromosome 15 unlocalized genomic scaffold, mManPen7.hap1 SUPER_15_unloc_1, whole genome shotgun sequence genome:
- the LOC130678865 gene encoding LOW QUALITY PROTEIN: zinc finger protein 501-like (The sequence of the model RefSeq protein was modified relative to this genomic sequence to represent the inferred CDS: inserted 1 base in 1 codon), protein MSHREVSRHFTSISLLTGSPHRAQDGEAPSEQGDCVGVPQVRTPKAGPSTKEAQPYDTSGPLLTDILHGAEHDGTQRVEWPHTRGAHPHQHQKEQSRGSPSLMAGRRVCMAERGWTCGEGGGRFAGLLPPLATCSMGEPQRDMECGEAFESGQSCHMCSECGDPCCLRLTLVEHQEFHPGEGPHEWGGSVPFLRHDSALTQHWGNHSGEKVFRCSQYEKFFRDNSTLTSHQKVHSEEKLYECSECGKTFMYSSSLIKHRRIHTGERPYECRECGKFFRYISNLVTHRRIHTGGRPHSCSKCEKAFIRWSQLHQHQKMHTGEWPYKCSQCGKDFNSKIILVEHQKXHTGERPFECSKCEKTFIRKSHLIQHQKVHTEERLFEHCKCGEFFTRMSGLIEHLRYHTTPRPHECSKCGRAFIRKAHLTQHQTVHTGEKPYECSKCTKCFRHLSNVSRHQKVHSGESL, encoded by the exons ATGTCTCACCGTGAAGTCAGCAGGCACTTTACCAGCATTTCTCTGCTTACAGGTTCTCCCCATAGAGCCCAGGATGGGGAGGCGCCTTCGGAGCAAGGTGATTGTGTTGGAGTGCCACAGGTCAGGACTCCAAAGGCAGGTCCGTCCACCAAGGAGGCCCAGCCATATGATACATCCGGCCCACTCCTGACAGACATTTTGCATGGGGCTGAGCACGATGGAACACAGCGTGTGGAATGGCCACACACTCGGGGGGCACACCCGCACCAGCACCAGAAGGAGCAGAGCAGGGGGAGCCCTTCCCTCATGGCAGGCCGCAGGGTTTGCATGGCAGAGAGGGGCTGGACGTGCGGGGAGGGTGGGGGGCGCTTCGCAGGCCTTCTGCCGCCCCTGGCCACTTGCAGtatgggggagccacagagggaCATGGAGTGTGGCGAGGCCTTTGAAAGTGGACAAAGTTGTCACATGTGCAGCGAGTGTGGGGATCCCTGCTGCCTGAGACTGACGCTAGTTGAGCACCAGGAATTCCACCCTGGAGAAGGACCTCATGAGTGGGGTGGCAGTGTGCCTTTCCTTAGGCACGACTCTGCCCTCACTCAACATTGGGGAAATCACAGTGGAGAAAAAGTTTTCAGGTGCAGCCAATATGAGAAATTCTTTAGGGACAACTCCACACTCACGAGCCATCAGAAAGTTCACTCTGAAGAAAAGCTGTATGaatgcagtgaatgtgggaaaaCCTTTATGTACAGCTCCAGTCTCATTAAACACCGGAGAATCCACACTGGGGAGAGGCCTTATGAGTGCAGAGAATGTGGCAAGTTCTTTAGGTACATCTCCAACTTGGTTACCCATCGGAGAATTCACACTGGAGGGAGGCCTCATTCATGCAGCAAATGTGAGAAGGCCTTCATTAGATGGTCCCAACTCCATCAGCATCAGAAAATGCACACAGGAGAATGGCCTTATAAGTGCAGCCAATGTGGGAAAGATTTCAACAGCAAAATTATTCTTGTTGAGCATCAGA TCCATACTGGGGAAAGGCCTTTTGAGTGCAGTAAATGTGAAAAGACCTTCATCAGAAAGTCACACCTCATTCAGCACCAGAAAGTTCACACTGAAGAGAGACTTTTTGAGCACTGTAAATGTGGGGAATTCTTTACACGAATGTCTGGACTTATTGAACACCTGAGATACCACACTACACCAAGGCCTCACGAGTGCAGCAAATGTGGGAGAGCCTTCATTAGAAAGGCCCACCTCACTCAGCACCAGACGGTCCACACAGGGGAAAAGCCTTATGAATGCAGCAAATGTACCAAGTGTTTTAGGCACCTATCCAACGTCAGTAGACACCAGAAAGTTCACAGTGGAGAAAGTCTGTAA